The DNA window CAGTGTTCCGGTAGCTTGCTATACCTCCCTTTGGTTTTCCCGTAACACGTAACACATCACACGTAACAATCTTCCTCCTTCGATACATTCTGCAGGGATGAGCAAGTAGTAATTGCAGAACACTCAGGATGACAGTTGTTTGGAGATTTCATTGTGGATCAAAACTATTACAACTGTTAGTGATTTTCATGTAAAGCAATTGTTCCTTCGATACTTAAAAGCGTCTGAAACAAGTGGTCAGATCATTCAGGGTGACATGGTGCGGAATCGTTAATAGTAGTAAGGTTTTCTCAGGGTTATACGGACAGAGAATTTGTTTATAACCCTGAGCCGCAGGCGATGGGTGACATATAATAGCCTGCGAGTTTAGTCGCTGGTATGGGACGAAGTCCCATTAGGTGGCGGGTGGGTTTAGATAATCCTTATCCCAGACACTGAAGTGTCTGGCTATATTATTTCATACCCCTAAGGGGCATGATCTTTTGTATCCTTCGATCCCAGACATTGAAGTGTCTGGCTATCTTATATCATACCCATACGGGGTATGATCTTATCTTGCTTGGCAGCAAAAAAAAATCTGCTAAAGCCAGTATTCAGGGTGGGCATAACAGGAGCTTTCTGCAAAAATAAAATTTACTAGAATCTATCTATAGTTTCAAAAAATCGATAAAAAAATCCCCTGCCGGGGAGACAGGGGATTTTCGGGGTTTCTTTAGTAAGGGACGAAGGGAAGGGATAATTTATTGCCAAGAGGAGATATAATAGGTAAAGATGCTTGCCCATTCAAAAGTTGGATCGATACCTAATGCTTCATCATAATGAATAGCCACAGTTCCTGAACCCCATTGTACCATAGAGTTACAAGTAATGGAACCAAACAGTGTACCACTTCCACGGATAGATGCACTGGCATCGGGAGTAAATATCACACCATGTATGTCGGAAGTACCGTGAAGTTTAACGGTCTGGCAGTTTTCAGTACCATAGATTTCCAGATTAGAGGGGATCTCTGAAAGATTTACGATCCCGGTTCCTCCAACTTCAAGGTTACCGTCAGCGTAGATAGTTAATGATGCTCCTTCCTTTATTACTATGGATGCAGTACCGCCAATGTTTAAGACGATATTTCCCGGATGTTTAATTTGTGGTAAATAAAGTGTTACATCACCGTCTATAGTGAGAACGGTGCTACCCAATAATTCAAGTGCACCATCAACCCGATATACTCCCTCAGTTATTGTAGAATCCTGTGTCTTGTGTATACTAATCGGAGTGCCACCTTCGGGAAGTTCGATCTCGGGAATGTACTCATCTGCTTCATATATGGGATCAGGTCCGTAAATGTTGGCTGTCCCATTTATAGGATATGTTTCATGTTGATAGGGTAATTCAGTAGCCACAAGTGCCTTCTCACCATTACCACCGGGTCCTAATGTTTTGTCATAGCCATAGTTGGAGTGGTAGCTATCAATAATTGGATTTTCTCCGATAGCAATATCAGAAAGGGAATATAATGCATAGCTAAATATATTGTAGGTAGTTTCATTCTCCTTTAGGATCAATCTGGTCTGTTGCTCTTTGCTGCCAAAACTTTCTCTACCGGTAACTATCAATATTAGATCGCTACCCGATTTTGTAAGACTCTCAACTTTGTATTCACCACCTAAAGAGTTCCATTCCGACCAGTCAGTGTAGTCGCTAACATGCTCATTTAGTAATCCGCTATAAATGTTTTTACGAAAATCAGGCCAACCTGAAATGTCCGGTCGCATAATATTGCGAGCTATCATTTGCGCTGCACTGTTAGATATGTTCTTTGCCTGTTTATAAGAATAATCATCATAATTCTGACTGCTGGCTGCTATCTTAGCGTTATTAGTATGTATCACGAAATATGATAGTAAGATCACAAGTGCGACTATCATTATTATTGCATGTCGTCCCATAAGTTACCTCCATGTTTTTCATCTTCTGAGCAACATATATTGCACGATGTGTGCCAACTTGGTTCAAAGGGGGTGGGAGTGAGGTGGGGAGAGGTGTTGGGGGAGTAAGGGCGAGTGGGAGAGGGAGAGACTGAGAGAAGGGGAGAACCGGAGGGAGGATAGCAGGGAGGGAAAGTAGTTAGTAGGTATTAAGTAGTAGGTAGGAAAAGCCATGGAAGGGGAAGCAAGTCCATCGGTAGTGAAGCAAGAAGGAAGAGGATTAACCACAGAGAGCACAGAGTAAAGAATGAGACGCACCAGCGGGAGGGGAAGCAAGTCCATTGGGAGAAAAGCAAGCATCAACCACGAATGCACACAGATTAAAAAAGGATGAACACGGATGCACCAGTGGAAGTAGAGCAAGGGGATAAGTTATTAGTGCCAGCGGGAGGTGAAGCAAGTCCATTGGAAGCAGAGCAAGGGGTGAAAATGGAAAGAATAGGTGACAGAGTGTAAGGAATGACATAAATACAAGACAACGTCAGCTGTTTTGTAACCAACCTATGTCACGTAATAATAAAGTGTCATTTTATTTAGACAAGAATAAATTGATGATCAGGAATGTTTGTTAGTATTACCGACTATAAGTTGTATTTAGCAAAAGCTGATAATATGATACTATACTTTGATTTCAGACGTGGAATATACTTCTATAATTTATTATGTAATAAAAAGGGCGACTGACAGTCGCCCTTTTGTAAAATACTTTTAAACTTATCACCCAACTCCTGAAACCTAACACCTCGATTCTACTTTCTGAACTTATTGGGATCGATATCATACTTGGAAAACTTTTCATAGAGGTTTTGTCTCTTGATCCCGGATATCTCGGCGGCATTAGTTACATCCCCTTTAGAGCGTTTGAGCAGATGGTTGATGTATTCTTTTTCAAACAATTCTTTTGCCTCTTGGAAGCGTAGTTGCAGGAATTTTATATCAATTTGATGATCTTCAAATTTTTGTGAATCATAGATCGTAGAGGGGAGGTCTTTGGGGAGGATCAAATTATGGGTAGCTAAAACAACAGCATGTTCCATGGCATTCTTTAGCTCTCTGACATTGCCTTTCCAGCTATGATTTACTAGAAGTGATAAAGCGGGTTCTGAAATAGACTTGATTGCCTTGTGATGTCTTTCAGCCAGATCAGTCAGGAACTCTTGGGCAAGATATGGGATGTCTTCTTGTCTCTCTCTTAATGGTGGGATATGTAGCTTAATAACATTCAAACGATAATATAAGTCTTCCCTGAAATTACCATTTGTGACCTCATTTTCGATATCTTTATTAGAGGCAGTTATAACGCGCACATTAACTGGGATATCGGTATCACCACCGACCTGCCTAACCATCCCTTTCTCTAATACACGTAATAATTTAATTTGAAAGGCGGGTGAAGTTTCAGTAATTTCATCGAGAAAGAGAGTTCCACCGTTAGCTTCCTGAAAGAAGCCGATCTTATCACGGACAGCATCGGTAAAGGCACCTTTTTTATGCCCAAAGAGGGCACTTTCTAAAAGTGTTTCCGGTAAACTTCCGCAATTAACAGCAACAAAGCGTTTATCTTTTCTTTTACTGTTTTGCCAGATCAATTCGGCAAAAACCTCTTTACCTACTCCAGTTTCACCTGAGACCATAACTGTCGTGTCAAGAGGGGCAATCATCTTTACTTTTTCTAAAAGTTTTTGGATGATCATACTGTTACCAACAATCTTTTTTCTCTCGAAATCGGTAGCTAACTGCTCTTTTAAACGGGTGATCTCTTCAGTTTGCCAATGGATCTTCATTACTTTATTAATAATGAAGTTAATAATTTCCAGATCTTCAACCGGCTTTTCAATAAAATCTTCTGCCCCTTCCTTCATTGCCTGTACAGCCATTTTGACAGATGCCTTACCA is part of the Candidatus Cloacimonadota bacterium genome and encodes:
- a CDS encoding sigma-54 dependent transcriptional regulator, with the protein product MEEKPRILIVDDEEDTRILFKRHLEDTYDVNTAESAELALQMLESNEYHIVMTDLVMPKVNGLQLLQQIKKLYPHLAVVVISGKASVKMAVQAMKEGAEDFIEKPVEDLEIINFIINKVMKIHWQTEEITRLKEQLATDFERKKIVGNSMIIQKLLEKVKMIAPLDTTVMVSGETGVGKEVFAELIWQNSKRKDKRFVAVNCGSLPETLLESALFGHKKGAFTDAVRDKIGFFQEANGGTLFLDEITETSPAFQIKLLRVLEKGMVRQVGGDTDIPVNVRVITASNKDIENEVTNGNFREDLYYRLNVIKLHIPPLRERQEDIPYLAQEFLTDLAERHHKAIKSISEPALSLLVNHSWKGNVRELKNAMEHAVVLATHNLILPKDLPSTIYDSQKFEDHQIDIKFLQLRFQEAKELFEKEYINHLLKRSKGDVTNAAEISGIKRQNLYEKFSKYDIDPNKFRK